CGCTTTTAAGACGGTGTTGCTCAACCAATTTGGGTGCCAGTTCAAGAAGCCTAGCTGCTGTGCAGCCACGCAATATCTTATCAAATTCAGGCAAGATAAGCTCTTTGTCATGGGTTATAAATCCCACATTCACATTTGGACCCTCAGCAATATATCCTTCCTCATCAACCCAGATCGATGCAAAATCTCCCTGCTCTTCAGCTTCCATTTTGGAAAGAACATTCGGCATGTAGTTTACATTCTTCATTGTGGCAAAGAGGGGTGTCTTCATGGGGATTGTGGATGTTATAACCTTAACCCCCTCTTTGCACTGTTCAAAGTCTTCGTCAATTACAATAGCATAGAATGCTGATTTCGGGCATCCTGCAGGAGAAAGTAAGAAATCTCCTGGCCCTGCACTTAGCCAATATCTTAGAGTACCTTTTCTGCACTGTGATGCAGCTGCAAGTTGAATAAGAATGCTTCTGAGAGTGGACTTAGGAAATGGGGACACTATTTTAGCTTTTGAAGCTGATTTAAGAAAACGAGTCAGGTGTACATCCAACTCGTATAGATGCCTGTTCATGataaaaaacaataaatttAAAACATAGCAAAAAGTGCATAAATCAAAATCTCAGTCCAAAGCATTCACTCTTTCACATGTATAATTTACATTGACAACTCCTAAACTGCACAATTCACTGATAGATCTAATTCGGACCATAGCATAAAGTTCAACCAATACATTTGTAGATCAAATAGTAAAACAATAGCATTGCCACTTGAAGCACTCTGCAAGTTTAACTGGAAGCAATCATAGAAGGATAAGAAATCCATGGCACATCACCGTGTACAAACTTTTAAGGTGTAATGTTCAAATTCAGCTATAAGAAAGTACAAATATGATGTTGAAGTAAATGATGCCTACCCGCCAAGAATAATTGCTGTATCAAAGACACCATGCCCTCGATGAACCATGTGGTCATCCATCGGGATAACCATCAATGCTGGATCAAGAATAATTCCACCAAATACACTCGAATACATTGCCGGATAGGGCTGTGGTTTCACTGACCTCCATTTGTCTTGCAGCTTCTCAAGTAACTGGTCAATGCAAAAACAGACATGGTTGCATTAGTAGAAATGACATCCAAGTGAAAGAGAATATAGATTGCCAATTTTTCAAGCTCATCCGTTTTTATAAAGGTTAAACAGCAGATCAAACAATGACCAATTTgaggacaatttttttttgtcatcttCATATTGTAACTTGATGATTGACATATGACCTACCCTTGAAGGATGACTATAAGGCAAATAATGAAAGAAgcagaaaggggaaaaaaaaatctaatacaTAGTTTGCCAAACTTTCACTGTTCATGGCTTATCAGAGAttgttcaaaattttcatccaaCATATTGTTAAAACCGGGCAATTTGTGATAAGTAGCATCATCATCAACTAGGGCGAAACAAATACAACTAACAATACCTTGAAAAGTTTAGTACTTAATTAGCAAACTTGACAAGTATCTTATACAGGTCAGAATATGAACCGGAAGTCCTATTGCTCTTTCCTAATTATTCACCCAGTCTCATCCATTTATTTCATGACCCTCATCTTTCACCCGAGAATGCAACCTTGGTAGGTTCGAGGTCCTTACAACGGTAATCATGCCAACATTCACAACAAGCAATAAACTACGCCAAAAACATCGTAATTAGTTCTGGCATGCCACTTTAGAACAAGCTTAAAAATACATTGCCCGTAAATGATCAAAACTTTTTTGGACAACACAGTGAAAGACTGAAGAGCATTGCCCAAatataaaatacaaaatttatcTAAATCAGGTGAACCAATCCAAAAATCAAGAAAGGGGCTTTCATAATATT
Above is a genomic segment from Coffea eugenioides isolate CCC68of chromosome 5, Ceug_1.0, whole genome shotgun sequence containing:
- the LOC113770408 gene encoding D-amino-acid transaminase, chloroplastic-like, which codes for MATTAPSSDQNPEVENGEESEVHVFSSAAELLEKLQDKWRSVKPQPYPAMYSSVFGGIILDPALMVIPMDDHMVHRGHGVFDTAIILGGHLYELDVHLTRFLKSASKAKIVSPFPKSTLRSILIQLAAASQCRKGTLRYWLSAGPGDFLLSPAGCPKSAFYAIVIDEDFEQCKEGVKVITSTIPMKTPLFATMKNVNYMPNVLSKMEAEEQGDFASIWVDEEGYIAEGPNVNVGFITHDKELILPEFDKILRGCTAARLLELAPKLVEQHRLKSVRTDNLTIEEAKNAAEMMYIGSTLPVLPIIAWDEKPIGDGKVGELTMALSDLVWEDMVAGPKTRRIPVPYV